ATTAAGCTTCTATGCTAGATCTCGAGACAACAGGCTGCTTCTTAGCATGCCAAGACACTAAGTTGGAGTCGAAGAAAACACAATACCCTGTGGTGGATCTGTGATCTAGAGGATCACTGCCCAGTCAAAATGCCTGAAGTTGAAGAGGACCTGGAGTGAAGTGATGGCCATGATTTGGTGTGCCTTTAAGGTACCTTAGGACTCTTTTAGCAGTCTTCACATGTTCATTGGTTGGACAATGGAGAAATTGGCACAGTTGGTTGACAGTAAATGCTATGTTAGGTCTTGTAAGTGTGTAATATTGTAGAGCGTAATATTGTAGAGCTCCAATGATATGGCGATAGGCTGTGGGATCTAGTAGGGGATCACCATCAAGCTTGGTAAGCTTCTTGCATAAGGCTTTGCTCCAAGCATGTGCACACGATCAAGTAAATCAATAATGTACTTTCCTTGATTTAGATGTAAGCCAGATTTGTCACGAACAACATGGATGCCTAGGAAGTATGAAAGGCAGCCAAAATCTTTAAGTTTAAATTCCATTTGAAGGCCGTTGATGAAAGATTCCATGATAGATGAATCTGTGCTTATTActatgatatcatcaacatatatcaaAGCCACACGGTTCATACCCCTCTAAATAAGATCCTTGATCCTCATCAAATTTTAGGCTTTCTCTACCCCTTCTCCTTCTTCGGCAAAATCAACTTCTTCTCCAAGCAAATTCGCCGCTCTCCTTGCTGTCCTTAGCACCTTGCCGCACCAGATCACTACTTTTCTCTTTGCCGCAAATAAGAATTGTTGCACccttgctttgataccataaagaAATTCGTAagtctaactcatctcataaaaccggttcaataagaaaGGGTTGCccattccttataaatataCCCAAGGTCTTGTTCACatgagattatttctcaacaccctccctcacggGCAGActagtatttttcttggttCTTATCACGGGGTAAGTAGTATGAGCCATATTCGTCTTGATACCATGAAAGAGAGCACAATAAACTTGTTTTTGGCGAAACGAAGTCTCAACTTCgttctcattatatatataggcaaagagttacaattgtaatcaagtttgacaaacccaaacttgatacaaactatGAAAACTAATACAATACAGACAAGtagaacaaatacaactagaacactTTAAGGGAAAACATAAAAGCAACAATAAAGATAATGCTAGAGATACGGATAATGCAAGAGAGTGGTTCAGATCTGTTTGGATTCAAAGAGCGAATCTAAAACATACTTTGTTGGTttcttaacaatttttttcagattggtttggaaaaaatttatttccatCCATTTATGAATTTTCTTCCTTGaaactttaattaaattatttcttgcaccatattatatatatagtttcattttgaaaaatccatTTTTCATAACGATGAAGGATAAGCTGTATCTATATATGGTCGATGGAATCTCTGAAAAGACCTACCATTTTTCATTTCGAAGTCATTTGTTTATGGTTGAATGGcaattttgtcaaataaatataaaataacaaaaaaatacccttcaatTTATGTTCAAATACCAActttttttgggttcaaattTCTGTTCCAGTTAAAACTACAAAGTCGTAAGTTGGTGCACCAGGATTAACGCCTTTACCTAATGCTGCTGGAGGTCAATACAGTTGGTGTACGTACGTAATTATTGATAAGCTTGAATATCACTATATTGACCACTTCCACTGCTTACGCTTATGCCAATAGAACCATTTTttaaggctgtgtttggcaaatgagtgGAATTAGGAAGTAGATCGAAactgtagtagatttgattgatatgaaagaaaaaagtaagaatattttgcataaaaaagtaaaaaattttgtgttgtagtgatttttttatttgaatagtaataaaaagtaattaatatgatgtaaaaagtaaaaatattagagatgattttgagaagaattttttaaaattttggattcaGCCCGGCCCACTCCTTTCCCAAACACAGCCTAAATGGCAATGAAAGTAACACACTGACACGTATGCACAAGAGTAACAAGACAACCAGTCAGTTGAAAGGATGCAGTCatgaaacaaattaattaattaaaatcttGACTTAAAACAAATGTCCATGTCGTTACTTGGTAACAAAATTAACTTTAAAACTAATTTGGTTCTTTAAGATTTGGTTAAAGtgatatcaaatcattcacttttattattattcaaataaaaaataactataaaataaaataaaaaataaaaaattcaaaactttataacAAATTAACCAACATTAATTACATTAACAAAGGTAAAAAGAGTTTGCCAAACACAACATAATTATTTACTTAATCAAAGACCATAGATTTGAGACATgcatgttttatataaaaagaaaaacctttctagatttaaaaaaaaaattatctttctgATTAAAAAAGATGGAACCAATAATTCATAATTTTATGGTTCCGTTTGGAGGCAATTATTggataatactttttttatgCCATATCGTTTTCCAAGCAATTCAATTGCAATTCACGCAACTCTTTGAATCTGCCCACATCAATATTGAAAATTACGCACACTCTTTTGTCAATACATAAATCGAAACAAGATTCACTGAGTCACCAGTTGCCAACTAAACTCGGGCTAGGCAACTCAACTTCTTCGCTCTACATCCGACTCACCGTTGACGAGCCCATGGACCTGGCAATCTCCCTGAGCACAAACTTCTGAATCTTCCCGGTTGACGTCTTGGGCAGTTCATCTTTGAATACCACCGTCTTGGGCACCATGTAGTGCGGCAACTTAGCCCTACAAAATTCCATAATCTCCTTCTCAGTTGGATTCCGAGTCGACCCTTCTTCCCTCAAGCTCACAAAAGCACAAGGCGTCTCTCCCCAGAACTCATCAGGCCGAGCCACCACGGCCGCCTCGTTAACCGCCGGATGCGTATACAGCACCGACTCCACCTCCACACTGCTCAAGTTTTCTCCGCCGCTTATGATGACGTCCTTAGATCGATCTTTGATCTCCAAATAACCATCTGGGTGCATCACTCCCACGTCTCCAGTGTAAAACCAAGCATTCTCTTTCATGCACTTAGAGGTCCCCTCGGGGTCTTTGAAATAGCCCAGCATCACCGGCCCACCTCTCAGTACAACTTCACCCAGTGTCGACCCATCTCGTTTCACACTCGCTCCTGAATCGGAATCCACCACGTCGAGTTCCGTTAGACCGATAGCCTTCACTCCCTGTCTGGCCTTGAGCCTGGCCCTCTCACTCGCTGGCAACCGATTCCACTGTGGCTTCCACGCGCACGACACCACGAGTCCTGCGGTTTCCGTTAACCCGTATCCGTGACTTACCACGAAACCCAGAGACTCGGTCCGGAGGAGCACCGCGGCCGGTGGTGGAGCTCCGGCTGTGAGGATCTGAACCGGGTTTTGGAGCGATTGGATTTTCGGAGAACTTGTTAGCATGTTGAGCACCACAGGCGCACCGCACATGTGAGTCACACCGTGTTGTTTTATCAGGCTGAAGATCGTGGGTCCATCGAATTTACGGAGGCAGATGTTGATCCCACCTACGGCTGCTATGCCCCACGGGTAACACCACCCGTTAGCGTGGAACATGGGGAGGGTCCACAAGTAGACGGGCCGCTCCCTGACGCCCCAGGCAATGAGAGAGTTAACGGTGACGATGAAGATCCCCCTGTGGCAGTGAACCACCCCCTTCGGGGCAGAGGTTGTACCGGAGGTGTAGTTTAAGATCATCGGGTCCCACTCGCTGCTGGGAAGGTCCCACCTGAACTCAGGATCACCTTTCTCCACCAGGCTCTCGTAGGTGCCGCAAAAGTCAACCGCTGAAGATGAGGAATCTTGGTCATCGCCATCTTGATCAGTGATGAGAACGAGCAGAGGGCGTTGGGTATTGGGAGGCAACAAAGAGAGGGCTTCCAGGACAAGAGAGCGAGATTGGTAGTCCACG
This window of the Corylus avellana chromosome ca5, CavTom2PMs-1.0 genome carries:
- the LOC132182305 gene encoding 2-methylpropanoate--CoA ligase CCL4-like; this encodes MEELKPRPANSSPLTPLGFLERAATVYGDCPSTVYNNTTFTWSQTHRRCLQVASSIASLGIKRGHVVSVVAPNVPAMYELHFAVPMAGAILNNINTRLDAHTVSVLLRHSESKLVFVDYQSRSLVLEALSLLPPNTQRPLLVLITDQDGDDQDSSSSAVDFCGTYESLVEKGDPEFRWDLPSSEWDPMILNYTSGTTSAPKGVVHCHRGIFIVTVNSLIAWGVRERPVYLWTLPMFHANGWCYPWGIAAVGGINICLRKFDGPTIFSLIKQHGVTHMCGAPVVLNMLTSSPKIQSLQNPVQILTAGAPPPAAVLLRTESLGFVVSHGYGLTETAGLVVSCAWKPQWNRLPASERARLKARQGVKAIGLTELDVVDSDSGASVKRDGSTLGEVVLRGGPVMLGYFKDPEGTSKCMKENAWFYTGDVGVMHPDGYLEIKDRSKDVIISGGENLSSVEVESVLYTHPAVNEAAVVARPDEFWGETPCAFVSLREEGSTRNPTEKEIMEFCRAKLPHYMVPKTVVFKDELPKTSTGKIQKFVLREIARSMGSSTVSRM